In Deinococcus planocerae, a single genomic region encodes these proteins:
- a CDS encoding metallophosphoesterase family protein produces the protein MPPVRVALIADIHGNADALRAVLADIGRQGVDRIVVNGDVVNRGPDSVGALQMLLDRDDVTFTLGNHDDLLRLWHTRSETLPPEWFADPFWGATEWSAGQLDRAGLLEVPGEWPMTLTLDEPGLPEVLVAHGTPAHYRESLSERTRPERVRELAGGAGVLVGSHIHRPAQATRGDVLVLNTGAVGAPANGDRRAQYLLLTATPRGWRPEFRAVAYDVEPVLRRFETSGLLAAGGLSAEIFRDELRTARSLYTPYWMWTEAHAHPRDERTWAAFLRQHPLD, from the coding sequence ATGCCCCCCGTGCGCGTCGCCCTGATCGCCGACATCCACGGAAACGCGGACGCCTTGCGCGCCGTCCTGGCCGACATCGGGCGTCAGGGAGTGGACCGGATCGTGGTAAACGGCGACGTGGTGAACCGGGGGCCGGACTCCGTGGGGGCCCTCCAGATGCTTCTCGACCGGGACGACGTGACCTTCACCCTGGGCAACCACGACGACCTCCTGCGGCTGTGGCACACCCGCTCGGAGACGTTGCCGCCCGAGTGGTTCGCCGATCCCTTCTGGGGCGCGACCGAGTGGAGCGCCGGGCAACTCGACCGGGCGGGGCTGCTGGAGGTCCCGGGGGAATGGCCGATGACCCTCACCCTGGATGAGCCCGGCCTCCCGGAGGTGCTCGTCGCGCACGGCACGCCCGCCCACTACCGCGAGAGCCTGAGCGAGCGGACCCGGCCCGAGCGGGTGCGGGAGCTGGCGGGCGGAGCGGGGGTGCTCGTCGGCTCGCACATCCACCGCCCGGCGCAGGCGACGCGGGGAGACGTGCTGGTGCTGAACACGGGCGCGGTGGGCGCCCCGGCGAACGGCGACCGCCGCGCCCAGTACCTGCTGCTCACCGCCACGCCGCGGGGCTGGCGGCCCGAGTTCCGCGCCGTCGCCTACGACGTGGAGCCCGTGCTGCGCCGCTTCGAGACGAGCGGGCTGCTCGCGGCGGGGGGCCTGAGCGCCGAGATCTTCCGGGACGAACTGCGCACCGCCCGCAGCCTCTACACCCCCTACTGGATGTGGACGGAGGCGCACGCCCATCCCCGCGACGAGCGCACCTGGGCGGCCTTCCTGCGCCAGCACCCCCTGGACTGA
- the cysK gene encoding cysteine synthase A, with product MIDALVGNTPLVQLRRVVELGMADVFVKLEGLNPGGSIKDRTALGLVEDAERRGALLPGGTIVEPTSGNTGIGLAQVAAARGYKLILCMPAQMSEERKRTLTAYGAELVLTDPERRMLAAIEEAERISRETGAVMVGQFTNPANPAAHERTTGPELWAQMEGRIDAFVFGSGTGGTISGVGRYLKRQDPGVRVIAVEPARSNVLSGGERGEHGFQGMGPGFIPDNLDRSVIDEIVTVWEEDAYPLARRLAREEGIFVGMSSGAMAWAALEVARRLGPGKRVATIACDTGARYLTTSLFSGGPGTPKGYKPYSREKVEEPERVGG from the coding sequence ATGATTGACGCCCTCGTAGGAAACACGCCCCTGGTGCAGCTTCGGCGGGTGGTCGAGCTGGGCATGGCCGACGTGTTCGTGAAGCTCGAAGGCCTGAACCCGGGCGGCAGCATCAAGGACCGCACGGCGCTGGGCCTGGTCGAGGACGCCGAGCGGCGCGGGGCGCTGTTGCCGGGAGGCACCATCGTCGAGCCGACGAGCGGGAATACGGGCATCGGGCTCGCGCAGGTGGCGGCGGCGCGCGGTTACAAATTGATCCTCTGTATGCCCGCCCAGATGAGCGAGGAGCGCAAGCGGACCCTGACCGCCTACGGCGCCGAACTCGTCCTCACCGATCCCGAGCGCCGGATGCTCGCCGCCATCGAGGAGGCCGAGCGCATCTCCCGCGAGACGGGCGCCGTCATGGTCGGTCAATTCACCAATCCCGCCAACCCCGCCGCCCACGAGCGCACCACCGGCCCCGAGCTGTGGGCGCAGATGGAGGGCCGCATCGACGCCTTCGTCTTCGGCTCGGGCACGGGCGGCACGATCAGCGGGGTGGGCCGGTACCTCAAACGCCAGGACCCCGGGGTGAGGGTGATCGCCGTCGAGCCCGCCCGCTCCAATGTGCTGAGCGGCGGCGAGCGCGGCGAGCACGGTTTCCAGGGCATGGGGCCGGGTTTCATCCCGGACAACCTCGACCGCTCGGTGATCGACGAGATCGTCACCGTCTGGGAGGAGGACGCCTACCCCCTGGCCCGGCGCCTCGCCCGCGAGGAAGGCATCTTCGTGGGCATGAGCAGCGGCGCGATGGCCTGGGCCGCGCTGGAGGTCGCCCGCCGTCTGGGGCCGGGCAAGCGGGTCGCCACCATCGCCTGCGACACGGGCGCGCGTTATCTGACGACCAGTCTCTTCAGTGGCGGCCCCGGCACCCCGAAGGGCTACAAGCCCTACTCCCGCGAGAAGGTGGAGGAGCCGGAGAGGGTCGGGGGTTGA